From the genome of Candidatus Bathyarchaeota archaeon, one region includes:
- a CDS encoding transcriptional regulator, with protein sequence MKLPCEVAVKSVVPAIRALLAKELTKTYGMKQKEAANLLGITQTAVSKYTHHVRGRILLIEKHEEVKTQIVETAASLANGNIDRTTLILRICTACQLIREKHLMCKLCKRADPALDIKQCKLCFLSSCDLTNLKSLKKHAEQNGTEQ encoded by the coding sequence ATGAAACTCCCATGCGAAGTAGCAGTAAAATCAGTCGTCCCTGCAATACGCGCCCTACTCGCAAAAGAACTCACAAAAACATACGGAATGAAACAAAAAGAAGCAGCCAACCTACTAGGAATAACCCAAACAGCAGTAAGTAAATACACCCACCACGTAAGAGGAAGAATCCTCCTAATAGAAAAACACGAAGAAGTAAAAACACAAATCGTAGAAACTGCCGCTTCACTAGCCAATGGCAACATAGACAGAACAACGCTTATACTACGAATCTGCACCGCATGCCAACTCATACGAGAAAAACACCTCATGTGCAAACTATGCAAACGCGCGGACCCAGCACTAGACATAAAACAATGCAAACTATGTTTCCTTTCTTCTTGCGACCTCACAAACCTAAAAAGCTTAAAGAAACACGCCGAGCAAAATGGAACTGAACAATAA